In Streptomyces sp. 71268, the DNA window CGTGGTGGTGGGTTACGCCCTGCTGGAGGCCGACGCGGCGCGCCTTGGCGAGGTGTCGGCGGCCCCGCTCGTCTTCCACCGGCTGTTCACCCCGCTGGGCGCCATCATGTTCACCTTCGACGAGGCGCAGAAGTCGGGCGCCAGCCTGACCCGCCTGGTCGGAGTGGCCAAGGAGCCCGCCGCTAAACGGTTGGTGGGTCACGCCACGCTGGCGCCCACGGACGCGGGGCCCCAGCCGGTGACGGTACGGGGCCTGACCTTTCGCTACCCCGACTCAGAACAGCCGGTGCTGCGCGAGGTGGACCTGACCGTCCCGGCGGGTGGTTCGCTCGCGCTGGTGGGGGCGACCGGCGCGGGCAAGTCGACGCTGGCCGCCCTCGTCGCGGGCATCGGCACCCCGCAGCGCGGATCGGTGCGCGTCGGGCCGTACGACCTGGCCGAGCTGGACGAGGCCGGGGCCCGGGCCCTGGTGAGCATCCTGACGCAGGAGACGCACGTGTTCGCGGGTTCACTCGCCGACGACCTGCGGCTCGCCGCGCCCGAGGCCAGCGAAGCCCGACTGCTGGCCGCCCTGCGCACGGTCGGCGCCGACGGCTGGGTGGACCTGCTCCCCGACGGACTGGCCACCCCGGTCGGCGAGGGCGGCGAGCGCCTCGACGGCACCAAGGTCGCCCAACTCGCCCTGGCCAAACTGGTGTTGAACGACGCTCCGGTGGTGGTGCTGGACGAGTCGACCGCCGAGGCGGGCAGCGAGGGCGCCGCCGACCTCGACCGGGCCGTACGGGCCGCGTGCGCCGGCCGCACCGCGCTGTTCGTCGCGCACCGGCTGACCCAGGCGATGGCGGCGGACCGGATCGCCGTCCTCGACGCGGGGCGCGTGGTGGAGGAGGGGACGCACGACGAGTTGGTGGCCCTGGGCGGCCAGTACGCGCGACTGTGGCGCGCCTGGCGCGAGGGCGGCTAGTGCGGCCCCCGCGCCCAGCGCCACCGAAGGCCGCGCCCACCCACCGGCCCGAGGCCCGCGCCCGACCCGTACCGCTCACGCCGCACACCCTGGAGGCGATGGCCCCGTGCTGAAGACCACCGCCCGCCGGCGGCCCCGGCCCGGCGCGGACATCCTGCGGGCCGCGCTGCGCCGCAACGTCGGCGCCATGGCCTGGGGCACCGTTCTGATGGGCCTGTACCAGGCGGGCGAGACGGCGTTCCCGATCGCGCTCGGCCTCATCGTCGAGCACGCGCTGCGGGACCGGAGCCCGGCCGCGCTCGGCCTGTCGATCGGCGCCCTCGCGGTGATCATCACGACGGTGTCGCTGTCGTGGCGGTTCGGGATGCGCGTCCTGCAGAAGGCCAACACGACCGAGGCGCACCACTGGCGCGTACGGGTGGCCGGCTGCGGGCTCCAACCGGTGGCCAGGGACGTGGACCTGAAGTCCGGCGAGGTGCTGACCATCGCCACCGAGGACGCCGACCAGACCGCCGACATCATCGAGGTGGTGCCGCTGCTGGTCAGCTCCCTGGTCGCGGTGGCGGTCGCGGCCGTCGCGCTGGGCCTGGCCGACCCGCGACTCGGCCTGCTGGTGATCGTGGGCACCGCCGCGATCCTGTCCGTGCTGGCCGTCATGTCGCGGCGGATCGGCGCCAGCACCCGGGAGCAGCAGACCCGGGTGGCGCGGGCGGGCGCCAAGGTCGCCGACCTCATCATCGGCCTGCGCCCGCTGCACGGCTTCGGCGGCAACCACGCCGCGTTCGCCTCCTACCGGAAGCTGAGCGCGGACGCGCGGGAACAGGCGATCACGGTCGCCAGGGCGCACGGCGCCTACGAGGGCGTGGCGCTGGCCC includes these proteins:
- a CDS encoding ABC transporter ATP-binding protein, which codes for MKGTDPGAAAAARLRTASGREATRWVAVHCRQVPWLTAATALTTVAGAALQVLPLLLLGRVVDAVVAEESRSVLVTVGGLMVAAALLGAAATAASTYLIGRLGADLLARLRESAVRAVLGMPSARVERVGRGDVLSRVGDDVAILSKGIRTAVPTVFSAGVLVTIATVGMFGLDWRLGLAGAAALPAYALALRWYLPRSAPLYQRQRTAQADRAQALISGLNGIDTVRAYRLEDAVREEVTRASWRVRDLGVEVFRSFGRFVGRENRAEFIGLVLIVVVGYALLEADAARLGEVSAAPLVFHRLFTPLGAIMFTFDEAQKSGASLTRLVGVAKEPAAKRLVGHATLAPTDAGPQPVTVRGLTFRYPDSEQPVLREVDLTVPAGGSLALVGATGAGKSTLAALVAGIGTPQRGSVRVGPYDLAELDEAGARALVSILTQETHVFAGSLADDLRLAAPEASEARLLAALRTVGADGWVDLLPDGLATPVGEGGERLDGTKVAQLALAKLVLNDAPVVVLDESTAEAGSEGAADLDRAVRAACAGRTALFVAHRLTQAMAADRIAVLDAGRVVEEGTHDELVALGGQYARLWRAWREGG